The nucleotide sequence tttaagtatatatttacAAGTGTTAAAGAGTTatcacgaaaaaaaaaaaaaaatcaaagacaaTGATAAACCTACCTCAACAGAATCAAAATGGTCTCGCTTGATCATGTTTCCTAGCATCATAAACATCGAAAATGTTAGTAAAGATGCTACCACTTGCCTCAGGTCCATGGCCCTTGATCTTCTTCTAGCAAAGAATTATGATCTTTGcctctctttttaatttttgaagaatgcACTATATCGCACCGCAATGAATCgaaaaagcaaagaaagaaagacaaatgAAGCTCTATTAAGGAGAGGCTATGACAAGAGAAGACAGTTCGACTCGATCTGTCTCGCCTCTTGTATGTGCCCGccgtttcataaaaaaaatcagagatAGCCATGGCAACTTTTGTAAGAAAATTCACGTCGGCTTACGCCACAAATTTGGCATTTTCCTGGTGATAGAATATTAGCATTCATCAATCTTGAATGCTTTTTCACGCCTAAGCGGTGCCACTTAGACCAAATATGaatgtgagaaaaaaaattgtgattttTCCTCCCATTTATATCTATCGTTATCACTACAGACACAAAACACTAATGGTCATCAATTACACTTAGCAGTGTCCAAATGGCATTTCCCTTAAACACTATTTTTCGATCATCCACCATTTTGTGTCTGTatgtacgtgtgtgtgtgttgccTGTGTGCCATCTAGATGTCCATCACTTCATGCAATTAAACAAGTCCATTGCATTTGGTCATGTAACTTctatttgaatataaagattttaaaTGGCGAGCTCAAATTTATAGTGGATTTGGGTCCATAACTACATgtttacaataataattttcgaagatataatttaatatcaatagtaccaaaataaaattacctaAGACGAACAAAttgaactaattaaaaataaataaatttgatgtaaACTAAGTGATAGatgtaatataaaataaaacttaaatataatatgaGTTTGATTTGGTGATTATCCTGAAAAGATAATATCAGCGAAATATTAGGTAAGTATAGTGAGTGTGGGATGTTGTGTTCGTAAGTCTAATATGATTTATTTACATAATCGAAgtctattattttattaacataGGTTTtgttaaaatagataaaataaaattaaaatatttttcaaactaatAGATAAAATGATCCAGATAAACTtgtaaagtattttaaaatttttattaaattatttattaaattttttagaatgcattGTAGAAtacatatatcattttttttatctgtaacgattaaaataaatttatttaaaaaaatttaaataagaagttacttaattttttttaagaatcaataaaaatttaataaatataatgtatatatctcaatttttttagtttatattttgattaataaatattacttaaaaagataataataaaaaataaataaatgtagaTGGAGGCGAGAAATGCCGGGCGGGGGTGGGGAAGAACAACCTCTAACCTTAACCTAGTTGCAGTGTAGAGAGAGCGAGAAAGAGTGGTCGATCGATCGAATCGGAAACCAGACCAGACCAAAGATGGCTCCCAAACCCGAAACTATGTCCTCTTCCTCCTCGTTGTCATCAACGGGGGCAGATCACGGCAACTCCGGCAGCAACACACTGTCTTTTTCCTCGTCTTCCATGGACCCCATCTTCCACATCCTGAGCTTCTTGCCCTACAGCTTTCTACGCGTGCCCCGTCTCCGCCTCAAGTTCCCTTCCATCACTCTGCCCTCCGCCATGACCGTCTACGCCCTAATCCTTCTCACCTACTTCATGGTCGTCTCCGGCATCGTCTACGACGTCATCGTGGAGCCCCCCGGCATCGGCTCCACCCAGGACCGCCTTACCGGCTCCGTCAAGCCCATCGTTTTCCTCCCCGGCCGCGTCAACGGCCAGTACATCATCGAGGGTCTCTCTTCTGGCTTCATGTTCCTTCTCGGCGGCCTCGGCATCGTCCTCTTGGATCTCGCTCTCGATCGCCACCGCGCTCACAGCGTTAAGGTCTCCTTCGCCTCCGCCGGCATCGCCTCCGTTGTTACCTCTTATGTCATGAGTATTCTCTTCCTTCGCATTAAGATCCCTGCTTATCTTCGCTGATACTCCTTGTCTGTCAATTTTGCAGTCGGTGCTCTTATGGGTTTACCCTTTTCCGGACTTTATCaagctttttgtttttttattgttgatttGTGGTGTCGCTTGACtagattttggattttaattttattgggtTCTTCTCAGTCGGATGGTTAAACCTCGAATTCGTGAATTCTGCGGATGATAATTTGCTCGAGTTTGCATGCCTAGTTATTAGTGGGTTATTGTTAAATTCAAGTTTAATATCATCATTGTATTTACAAATTCCATGTTCATTACTCTGTCTTTGATTGTTGAGTACGCGAGGAAAGAAATTGAAACAGAACTCTTGACCTTGTTTTTCCTATAGAAATAAAGTTATAGGTAAATTCCCAAGTGAATTCGACTGCTTCAAGTTTGCGAGCTCGTCATGTATTTTAAAACCTTTTAGTTACTTGTGACCTGCAATTTTCCTGTATAttctatttgttttattttgtttttttttctcttgtaaAAGGAATATctgttgttgttttgtttatgccatacataattatttgattgttttAAGTAATTAGCTGGGATATAGAAAAGATAAGTGAGACTAGTTAAAGTCAAAGAACAAGTCATGATGTATTAGACTTTGGTGTAAATAGAGGGAGAATACTGAAAGTATGTTTTGGTTGTTGGAATAATAGGATGAGTTATTTTATGTAGGTTGGTAGAAGGGATGGAACATGATGAAACATCCCTAATATATGGACTGATGAAGACCTTGCCTATTGAAGAAGATTTTCTAGCACAATGGTAAAATAGGTGATAGAGTCAAGGCTGCTCCTTGTAGTTATCTCAAGATGGGATAAAGTTGAGGGAGTAAGTGATGATACTTGGATTCTGTTTGAtgagatatatgtatatgggttAACCAAAAGATCTAACCCTCTTTTCAATCTGTACTACTTGAACTTTCTAATTAAAGTACCTGTTGGACTTATTTGGCAACATATTCTAAATCTTGGTCTTTGATATGACAGCTACTTATATTAGTTGATGCTTCTAGTTTGGAATCAGAATTCTCATATCCATAGAGCATAATGAATTCCCTCTCTTCTGTAATATTCTTAGCATGTGGTAATAGAACCATGACATTGGAACAAGTTGAAGAGACAAAGATAATTAGTGTGACCAGCAAAATTGAGGCTAAATTGCACTCAAACCCTCTATGGTTTGGGTCATTGGCAATAAGACCCCATAtggtttaaaaatgtctttgaaGATCCTTGcggtttcaattttttcatagaGACCTCTTCCATTACTAACACTGTTAAAGGGTTCAACAATCTCTCTTTTCAACTctatatacaaaaaatttattagatcgataaaatttattttgatgattctattgatgagaagaaaaaatgggAAATCTAATTTTGTTGAATCTGCAAAACCACAAACCATTGTGGagtttgggttttctttacttTCTCTCTATATAGCTTCGCCTCTCTCCCTCTATGACCTGTGTGGAAGAACTTGGATGCCCAAAAGGAGATCCAAATAGTCTGGAAAAGGTTCGCTTGTAACCATTGTTGagtttgaattttctttattctctctctccccccctcccccccccccccccccccccccccccccccgggggggACTTTGGATGcccaaaaggaaaaaggagatCTAAACAATGTTTTTTCGGGAAAACAATTCACCTATAACCATTGTTgggattttctttattttctctctaactTCTATCTGTCTCTCTGACTTTGTATGGTAGAGCTTGGATGCCCAAACGGAGATCTAAACACTATTTGttggtttatttaattttttcctaaagAACTTGGATGCTCACAACAATGGGCAGCAAACAAAATGCGTGCCAAACCCTTCCTTCCTCGCAGATTTTGAACAGAATCTTCTACTTCAATTCCTAAATGCATATGTGCTAAACCCTCTGGTTTTAGATCTCAACCACTAGTGACCCCCTCCCCCTTCTATATCTTCAATTGAATCCTAGCCATGCCATGCCAGGAAGCAGAGCAACACTGACTGCTGAGGCCAAATCAGTAACACTCACCTCAACTCCATTCTGCTTCACTCAAGTCTTCTGCCTAAATAATCAAATCACAGAGGTGATGACTTGCTTCCTTTGAGAAATCTGAAACTTTTCTTTGAAATAACAAACCTAAGGGCTTGTTtagttatagaaaatatttttctaattttctattgcTCTAGTTAGAAAACAGAAaacttgattttctattttttttttaactttatactatgagttggaagatatcaaaaagatattttctaaattttttggaaatgaCTATTGGTTTTtggtttttgaaacataaaatgttagggCATATTTAGTTGTAAAATTGGAGTTGAAGAATTAGAAAATGTTCTCTACAACTAAACAGGCCCTGAACTTTTCTTTGAGAAATGAGAAATCCAACTTAAGGACTTATTTGAAATCTGAAacttttgtttgaaaaatttgaagacGTGTGAAATTGAATCCCAAAAATGAAACCACAGAGGTTttcaaatacatttttaaacCATAGGGGGTCTCATCACAAATGGCCTTAACTGCAGGGGGTTTAAGTGCAATTTACCCCAAAATGAATTAGGCATGTAAAAAGGTGTAGAGTAGTATTGATGCAAGAGGATATTCTTtggtttatttttcttgtattattaatttaatttaatcatgtAGCTAGCTTGAGACTTTTTTAATATTGATGGTTGGCTAAGATTAGAAGGTTCCCCTTGTGattaatggttgagatttatGATTGTTGTAACCCTAGTATAAATAGTCCTTTTAAGATACTTTGTAGGCCGTTTTATTATTCTAATTCAATATTTTAGGATTTGTTGAACCCTAACTTTCATATTATCATTTCATCCTTGTTGTCTATTTGTCTTGCAATGCATAAAGTATGACTGGGATTTTTTTGTTATAGTTTCAGGAGGGGGGATAGACAAGATTTGTAATATCTGAGACATATGGAGCAATAAGGAGATTTCATATTGAAAAAGGTTCTcgaattttcagttttgtaaacaacaaaaataaagagaaacaaATCACAAAATTTAATCGTCAAACTTACTCTAAgaatttaaagttaaaatttttaagtgaGGAAACatcaaaagaagaggaagaagaagaagttctTTATTCAATATCATTAGTAGCTTGAATTTCTAATTACATTgtaagcctatttataggctggaTTCCTAACTAAAAGATAGTTTAACGTAACTGcaattacaataatataaaacaagCCTTCATCTTACCATGTGgggtcaactacatgaattaTAGTTTGCTAGTTATTTTTATCCATGACCTTatacatccatcttaacatcacCATCTCTGTCAAATTCTTTATTCAGTATTATCAATAGCATGAATTTGAATTACATTGTAAGCCATTTATGGGTTGGATTCCTAACTAAAGGTAATTAACATTACTGCTATTGAAACAATATAACAAGCCTTTATCTTATCATGTAGGGTTAACTACATGAAATTCTAGTTCACCAGccatttttatatatgattgtACACATCAATCTTAACATCATCATCTTTGTCATATTTGCACATGTTGGTACTTTATTGTTATCTAGTGTTTTAAAACAAAGTTGGTCTTATAGCAACcttatcaaaattttcttttagtgTTATCAAAATCTTCCTATCACATAAAACATTAGatgcacttttccattttaatcaTCTTGCCTTAATTTTATGGGCAACATCTCCAttaatttctccatctttttggatTGATTCAAGACATCTGAACTGATCTTTTCATTTGGAGATGTACGTCTACAAGACATATAATTCATATCTTCTTAAGAGTTACTAAGATGCTTTTCCTTTACTCCATTCCGTTTTTTAAACCATAGTTGGCTGTGATGAGCTCATTTGTCAAAAATAGCTTTACCCTCAATATTTCTTTCCCCAAATCCATAACCTCCATGTATATCTCTATACTCATTCCCTTCTCTATCTAGATAgtcatttaagtcacctcctatagtTATTTTCTCTCATCTCAGTGTTTTGTGTTCCAATCCCTTTAAATCTTCTCAAAATTTTGCCTTCATCTTCTTGCCTAACCCAACTTATGGTGCATATGTTCAAATGATATTCATAGTTTCTTCTTCTAGAGTAACTTTATCTGCAATAATCACACCTCTTATTCTCTTCACAACCACTATTCTCTCCTTTAAAGTCTTTTCCACGATAATCCCCATTCCATTCTTTGCCCAATCCCTTTTCCAAGTGCTTAAGTTTATATTCTGATTctcttaaataaatattttggtcTTCCTATTCAACCCATCTCGTTTCTCGGAGGcatagaattattattattttttttcttaatcattcGCCACTTTCATGGACTTTTTGTGTCTCAATACTTCATGATCCAATCATTACTTGCATCCATCCATGAGAATGTGTTAGAGGTTAACATTACATCCAGGCGTTGATGTAGCGACTCTAGCTTATTTTTCACTACATATGAATGGCGGAGCATGGCATTATGAGAGGGTTATTTATGGCCCAACAATTTATCATTTGTCCATAATTCATGTTTGATCCAATGAGTTTCACAATGATTGTTGGTTGCTTAATGCTATCTTTCTCCTCTATCTAGGTTTGGGACCAGCTCTAGATAGGAATCCATGTGCGGAGTTTTTGGGAagttatgaaaaattttaaaaatgaaaacaagcaacacatagtttttgttttcattttgaaaatattggaaATAAAGAATAGAAATCTAAAAATGACCGCCCTGTGAAAGGGGTTCTTAGCATTTAGTATTTTTCATTAGTAGTGTTGAAAGCTTGTTTGCAATCTATTGCTTTGCCAGCTGAAGCATGGTTTAGAGTAGGTCTGCAGGAGTTGCTCTTAGTTGGGTGCTTGTTTGATGGATGTGGATGTTAACATTTCTCTGGAGTACCTAGATAGGCAAAATCTACCTATTTGGTCAAGCTCGGgttttagtgtttcttgcatgatCTGAACTTGTACATGCTGGGAGGTGGTGGATATTATCTTTGATGATAGATGGGGAGTTCATTGGAGCAGTTGCAATTGGCTTGAGATCTGAATACGCAAAACCCAAGCATATTACCTCTCTCAGCCCCAATATTTATCCAGCTTTGGTATTTTACTGCTTACAACCAGTTGTGTGATTGCAAAAACCTTGATCATATTCATTGGTTTACATACCATTTAAAATTTGATCGTTGGCTATTTTCTGCCTGTGATGGTGTACCATGTCTGGCTGTTAGATATTATCTTTGGCCAGCGGACTTGGGTGAGACGAGCTGCATAGATTTGAATTTGTGTGTTCATAGACACTAGTGAGATAGttgagattttctttaatttattttggtgCTGGGATGTGAATCATCCAGTTATgcctgtttatatatatgttgattatATCTTTCAACGCTTAAATGGATCACAGCATATTGAATTGCCAATCTGCTCTGCACTTCCGGGTGATAAGAACTCGATTGCTGCTTCAACTTTTGCCCCCCTTTATTATGAAACACATATATTAAGATTCTGTGCTTGTTGATTTTTACTCAAATTCACTTACTGTATTACATCTATTAATGTTTTTGAGTCAATTAATTGAATGCacctatgtgtgtgtgtggtatATGCTGTGAGAAATTTGTGATTGTGGCCCAGTCTAGAGCTCTTGAGCGTCAGGCTTTAGTCACGTTGAATTAGAGGATAACTACTAAGTGCTGGCTGGATATTATTTGAGACTTCaggtgttttctttttttttttttttatttaatttatcaatGAGCTTCAGGCTtcaggtgttttttttttttttatttaattatttgagacttcaaaaaatttatcaatgtTTTGAACCTGGACAGGGCTAATTCAAGTAGAAAAGGGCGAATGGGAGAGCCACCAATGGTGAATCGGActgagatttatttttatttttattaaacaaacACGTGgataataattaaaactcatatttcaaaaaagtaatataaagttaaaatcTATCACCCAACAACACTATAAtatgtttaataattcatcaacgAGCGTCTTCCCactctaaaaagaaaaatgcccATACGGCAATAATAACTCCTCAAATTTAGGATGAAACTAAATTAGAGCATTGTTGTTAAATTCATGAATCAAATGGTATAAGTTTATAAGTTATAtggattatttttaaatgagttGATTTGttgataaattcaaatttttatagaatttgattTGTGATTCGTGATTTAATGTTGTAAATTTGGTAAACTTAATTTGTGAACTTGTAAACTcgttttatgaaaatttatattatatataaattaatatttaaaattttaattatgaatgaatgatggtaaaagatgaatttaatatttaaaaattttatattatttattatttttaaaattaatagaagaatttattttaaaataggtacttatgtattttatttataaggaatatagttgtaaattataatatgttatttagtaatattaatttaatttttataaaattatatcattttgaatatatatttatatatattaaaaattatatttaaaattttacgaatttataattcaattttatgaattttctttcaattttacttAAAATGTCAATTTTAACAATTTGGTCAGAGTAAATATTTATTGTACAAATTACCCAAAGGCAGTAGTCAGTTCTTTAATAAGCAATATTAAGAATACaaatcattataaatatttataatttactgtaTTGTCCTCTATTTTCAATATTCAAACCACAGAACTAAACTGAGTACTGAGCGTATGGGCTGACATTAActctttaaaattatttttttccttctaattAGAAAATACAGAAATGGCAGACGCAATCGGTTGATTTGAGTGGGTGACGTTTCTGTTGCCGATCGGTGTTCAGTTTGTAGGGATGATAATTTATACTACTTGTGGGTTTCTCTCCAATCTCATCTTAGTTAAAGtggatttttttaatcaatttaagtTTATGCTGGGGTTCAAGGAAAATTCCAAGTGCAAAAGGTATTCTTGGGGTGGGGGATATTATTACTATTCTCCCTTCAAACTCGAATCGAAATCTACATGTATTCATATTGTaggttattatttatatcttaaatcATGAATATGTTATTAAGTTTATAAATGatcaacatatataataaatattaatttgattttaaattcaaattttataatattatttttgaacattttaatcttaattataaatatcttGATTAGAGGTTGcaaattgtttatattttaatattattttgagttaGTCACATGTTCTGATAAAGTTTTGAATGGTTTGGGATAGATTTAAAGTtgatttaatataatttaagtaGATGATTTAAGAAATAAAGCCAGTGAAGACAAGGTTGGAGTTAATATTCTATCCCCAATTGAATTTGaggtcaaatttaaaaatatttcatctccaattgaatttgaggTCAAATTTAAAGATGAATTTAGGAGTTAGGTAATTTCTAGTTTCTTAGTTGCACCAAAGACTTTTGAGGCATTGAAAGAGTATTTAAAGGAAGTCTCGCCATTGCCGAGGTTGGAAACTGAGGAGTTGTTATTTTTGTACTTAGAAGTGAGCAATAGAACAGTTATGCAGTACTGCTAAGAAAGAATAACCAAGTGGATTGATCTATGTACTATATCAGCAAAGTGTTACAAAGGGTAGAAACTTACTATCCTTATATCAAAAGGTCGCATTGACACTGGTTGTGCCATCTAGAAAATTGAGactttatttttatgcttattctattattattcaaatagaTCAGTCTCTCCTGCAAATATTACAAAAGCCAATATTTTTAGGATGATTCACCGAATGGGCCACAGAGTTAGGTGGATACAACCTCCATTTTTAGCCACAAGCAATCAAGGGTCAAGCCTTTGCCAACTTTATAGTCAAGCGAATGCATGAGAAATAGCCTAAAAAAGTAAGAGAGCCTTAATGGAGTTGTTTGTCTAGCTGAGTTGGTGTAGTGTTGGTGTCCCTAGAAGGGGATACGCTCGAATATTCTCTGCATTTTGCGTTTCCAAGTTCAAACAACGTAATAGAGTATGAGGTCTTGATTGTAGGAATGAACTTGGAAGAGGAAGCTACAGGTAGAAAATCTAATGATCCACATTGACTCGCAATAATATTAGGGCCAATATGAGGCTAGGAAGCTAGTGATGGCTCAATACTTAAAAAGTTACAAGCATTAgcacaattttttaaaaactttcagTTGTTGTAAATTAACATGTCATTGAACAGTCATATTGACGCTTTAtctaaattaaacttattaaaagaGACAGTAGGAAGGATAATGCAGGTAGAGGTCTTTCAATGGCTAAGTATCAAGGAAAAGGAAGTGCTCAGCATTGACATTGCTAAAGATTGTAAAACCTCAATTCAGAAGTATCTAGTGTTAAGAAAAATCTCTATTGATCCAGCAGAGGTAAAATGAATGAAGGTCTGAGGAGCCTAATTCATGCTCATCGACAGGGTATTATATAAAAGAGCCTTCACCTAATCGCTACTCAAAAACAAGGGTCCATAAGAAGCAGAGTATGTATTTGTAGAGTACATGAAGAAATATGTGGAGAACACTTGAATTCACGAGAACTAGCATCGAAGGTGCTCAGAGTAGGATTTTATTGGCCTACAATCAACCAAGATGCCTTTGAAAATGTGTAGAGATCTGACAAGTGTTAGAGACATGCCCTTATTTTATCTGCCCCCATCTCCACTGTTTAGAACATTTTCCAGCCAACCTTATTTGCATAATGAGGGTTGGACATCCTAGGTCCATTTTCACAAGCAATGGGGTAGCAAAAATTTCTCCTAGTTGCAACAGATTATTTCACCAAGTGGGTGGAAACAGAGTCATTAGCCATCATCACTAAGAAGAATACGGAGTCAATAGTATGGAAGGACATCATATGTTGATTTAACCTTCTTAAGGTCCTTTCCATAGATTATGGGAAGCAATTATTGTGATGCCTTTAGGGAATTTTGTAAGGCTTAGAGATGTAGATGGGAATAAGTTCAGTGGCTTACCTTCAGCC is from Diospyros lotus cultivar Yz01 chromosome 2, ASM1463336v1, whole genome shotgun sequence and encodes:
- the LOC127795675 gene encoding uncharacterized protein LOC127795675 isoform X2 — encoded protein: MAPKPETMSSSSSLSSTGADHGNSGSNTLSFSSSSMDPIFHILSFLPYSFLRVPRLRLKFPSITLPSAMTVYALILLTYFMVVSGIVYDVIVEPPGIGSTQDRLTGSVKPIVFLPGRVNGQYIIEGLSSGFMFLLGGLGIVLLDLALDRHRAHSVKSVLLWVYPFPDFIKLFVFLLLICGVA
- the LOC127795675 gene encoding uncharacterized protein LOC127795675 isoform X1; translation: MAPKPETMSSSSSLSSTGADHGNSGSNTLSFSSSSMDPIFHILSFLPYSFLRVPRLRLKFPSITLPSAMTVYALILLTYFMVVSGIVYDVIVEPPGIGSTQDRLTGSVKPIVFLPGRVNGQYIIEGLSSGFMFLLGGLGIVLLDLALDRHRAHSVKVSFASAGIASVVTSYVMSILFLRIKIPAYLR
- the LOC127795675 gene encoding uncharacterized protein LOC127795675 isoform X3; amino-acid sequence: MAPKPETMSSSSSLSSTGADHGNSGSNTLSFSSSSMDPIFHILSFLPYSFLRVPRLRLKFPSITLPSAMTVYALILLTYFMVVSGIVYDVIVEPPGIGSTQDRLTGSVKPIVFLPGRVNGQYIIEGLSSGFMFLLGGLGIVLLDLALDRHRAHSVKVGRRDGT